From the genome of Mycobacterium dioxanotrophicus, one region includes:
- the dacB gene encoding D-alanyl-D-alanine carboxypeptidase/D-alanyl-D-alanine endopeptidase — MRPTRWRRSTHVAVGVVVLALVAAVVAVAAILTGRQSSDAAAAKPAPPAATASPEITPVDMSAPTPTVGGLAAALAPALANPDLGEITGRVTDASTGAQLWEQDADTPMQPASVNKVLTTAAALLTLDRGARLTTTVVASDQQPGLVVLKGGGDTTLSDAPAGTDTWYKGAARISDLADQIRQSGVRVTAVAVDTSAYTGPTMAPGWDPSDIGGGDIAPMEPVMLDCGRIQPATVDSRRTTTPALEAGKALAVALKVDPSTVTVSATRLAQFGGRQIAQVQSAPLIERLRQMMNESDNVMAESIAREVADQLNHSQSFDGGVQSVLGQLQSIGIDTSGAKLVDSSGLSVFDRLTARTLDGVVTAASGTTEPKLRPLVDLLPVAGGSGTLSNRYLDTESGRAAAGWLRAKTGSLTGTNALAGIVTDASGRVLTFALLSNNAGATGRTAIDAVAAVLRSCGCGA, encoded by the coding sequence ATGCGGCCCACTCGGTGGCGGCGTTCCACCCACGTGGCGGTGGGCGTCGTGGTTCTGGCGCTGGTCGCCGCCGTGGTTGCTGTCGCGGCCATTCTGACAGGGCGGCAATCCAGCGACGCCGCCGCGGCAAAACCCGCTCCGCCGGCGGCGACGGCCAGTCCCGAGATCACGCCGGTCGACATGTCGGCTCCGACCCCGACTGTCGGCGGCCTGGCCGCCGCGTTGGCGCCCGCTCTGGCCAATCCCGACCTCGGCGAGATCACAGGTCGCGTGACGGACGCCTCCACGGGGGCGCAGCTGTGGGAGCAGGACGCCGACACCCCGATGCAACCGGCGTCGGTCAACAAGGTGCTCACCACTGCGGCGGCGCTGCTCACGCTCGATCGCGGGGCCCGGCTGACCACCACGGTCGTGGCCTCCGACCAACAGCCCGGTCTGGTGGTGCTCAAAGGCGGCGGCGACACCACGCTTTCGGACGCCCCGGCCGGTACCGACACCTGGTACAAGGGCGCCGCCCGGATCAGCGACCTGGCCGATCAGATCCGGCAGAGCGGGGTGCGGGTCACCGCGGTCGCGGTGGACACCAGTGCCTACACCGGTCCGACGATGGCGCCTGGCTGGGATCCCTCCGATATCGGCGGCGGGGACATCGCGCCGATGGAACCTGTGATGCTCGACTGCGGGCGCATCCAGCCGGCCACTGTCGATTCCCGACGCACCACCACCCCGGCCCTGGAGGCCGGTAAGGCGTTGGCTGTCGCCCTCAAGGTCGATCCCTCGACCGTGACGGTGTCGGCCACCCGGTTGGCGCAGTTCGGCGGCAGGCAGATCGCCCAGGTGCAGTCGGCCCCACTGATCGAGCGGCTGCGTCAGATGATGAACGAGTCGGACAACGTGATGGCCGAATCCATCGCGCGCGAGGTCGCCGATCAGCTGAATCATTCGCAGAGCTTCGACGGCGGCGTCCAATCCGTGCTCGGGCAGCTGCAGAGCATCGGTATCGACACGAGCGGCGCCAAGCTCGTCGATTCCAGCGGATTGTCGGTGTTCGACCGGCTGACGGCGAGGACACTCGACGGCGTGGTCACCGCCGCCTCGGGCACTACCGAACCCAAGCTGCGGCCACTGGTCGACCTGCTCCCGGTGGCCGGTGGCAGCGGCACGCTGTCCAACCGCTACCTCGACACCGAATCGGGGCGGGCCGCGGCCGGTTGGCTTCGGGCCAAGACGGGCTCACTGACCGGCACCAACGCTCTGGCCGGGATCGTCACCGACGCCAGCGGCCGGGTGCTGACGTTCGCACTGCTGTCGAACAACGCCGGAGCGACCGGCCGCACGGCCATCGACGCCGTGGCGGCCGTGCTGCGCTCATGCGGGTGCGGCGCATGA
- a CDS encoding inorganic diphosphatase has translation MEFDVVIEIPKGSRNKYEVDHETGRVKLDRYLFTPMGYPADYGFFENTLGEDGDPLDALVLLTESVFPGCIVEARPVAMFKMTDEAGGDDKLLCVPAGDPRWDHIQDVGDVSQFELDAIKHFFVHYKDLEPGKFVKAADWAGREEAEAELQRSIERFKTEEH, from the coding sequence GTGGAGTTCGACGTCGTCATCGAGATCCCGAAGGGTTCACGCAACAAGTACGAGGTTGACCACGAGACGGGCCGGGTCAAGCTCGACCGCTACCTCTTCACGCCGATGGGTTACCCCGCCGACTACGGCTTCTTCGAGAACACTCTCGGTGAGGACGGCGACCCGCTGGACGCGCTGGTGCTGCTGACCGAATCGGTGTTCCCGGGCTGCATCGTCGAGGCCCGGCCGGTCGCGATGTTCAAGATGACCGACGAGGCCGGCGGCGACGACAAGCTGCTGTGCGTCCCGGCCGGTGATCCGCGTTGGGATCACATCCAGGATGTCGGCGACGTGTCGCAGTTCGAGCTCGACGCCATCAAGCACTTCTTCGTGCACTACAAGGACCTCGAGCCGGGCAAGTTCGTCAAGGCTGCCGACTGGGCCGGCCGCGAGGAAGCCGAGGCCGAGTTGCAGCGCTCGATTGAGCGGTTCAAGACTGAGGAGCACTGA